A region of Dictyostelium discoideum AX4 chromosome 1 chromosome, whole genome shotgun sequence DNA encodes the following proteins:
- a CDS encoding ARK family protein kinase: MEPNNNISNSNNGGSGIDGDGKEDSIYSYGYSSTTNSYNGVGNNSNLDKDDLDVFSLLDSITNTSYLLKPPPKIQKPPSPFSYPIELDQEEASLKEQELKLLELRLELQNTIIANSLINNNNNSNNNNNDNNNNNNNNNNNNNNNNNIQLNNSSLTPPIINISLPTTPSTVNLTPKKPNLYINTKLPNENDDIIITPIVPLSGTITPPIPVDSPISFAETEQIIVVPQLQLLDEIINTTDNIGGGAAEKLQNIDPEIIIKLETEIKISSDEKENKEGGQVENKEEKEKLDQKLENENENEKVKEKEKEDEKEEQQVKVKEKEKEKENENEKNHNDKNDDDDDDEDNEKDKISKTTVSVSIKVSNENTPIINATDSSSNSINSSSNNSIATTPGRLSSSGLINHKKYDEFIEPTFFLSTASIGLNRLKSSNGASGSNSGNVSPSGPTPILSTLFQKNNSKQDLLKNSSENSFCNNNNNNNNNNNNNNNNNNNNNNNNNNSNNSNINNNNNNNSSNNNNNNNNNNNNNNNNNNNNNNNNNNNNNNNNNNNNNNNNNINGFSTIKSSSSSSPTNSPSSSLNIMNFFNTGSISSIVGSGSSSLGKGSSKKIKDSYSNNNNNSSTADLSEQVLLANMDNPFSSIPGRIKKNLDRRGATIANPQQLTSLIKSGNTAKLQKFFGLEKEDLLAVNIIQQQQLQLQHQHQQHQQAHQHQHQQQQQHQQQLKSRSNTTNTPLMMFSVSENNSPNNSPPVSPPSSPMLSPLSSSPPSWISGTSPARKLRGRAATGSLLSGSSSNNNTTTTTTTTTSNSNSLSNNNRSNSFVDSRPFLPPVKTMPNIGGGQYNTTPPLLPSQTGDHVVKTPKDYHRKPKLLIAKLLKNNSLYMEKEKEKEKEKEKNESSKLDIKNFAASGGQLSLSSNQIISNNSNSSSNNNNNNNNNNNNNNNNNNGLSNNIVINNSNNNSNNNSASSSPTSSNSGYLNESNFILSSSSKESLSALMKDRIGYDLFKIFCKELVNKQGTNLVNILLFIEEVESFQSGIFNTDQLVLEETDRIFYKFILESTAAEFDINIPKRYFYQINHHIKEKIPNKYVFEKVLKALKDETSADAFKRFCILHSTTNGTSAPTNSTTIHSPSLAVPLSSSSWNGLSKETSNSLVNNNTTPNTSTASPSITASSSSTSINNNTTTATATTVTTPVIVHQRHHSSTVSGHYGGHRNHLQHVKLSHSNSPSPSSSPPDSYTSNQPLIFNGSPLGVSGSDYSFNKFGNNSLVPPNLNISQASGGGSGNSNNNNNNELIINIKGLSPPTSHISSPPLSPRLSMIRPHFTNGSMKSSLFQQQLQPTGSINSSPINNHQVSGGCGGDQTTELQTETLDDFIPHGVAFGFKRGACKPPCDCLTYQSEGDKGGACLNCGHYPALHKNLGKISNSNNSIDIDSLQQQQQHQQIHHQSNLLPNTLLNLSNVTMASGALSPSTLNQQQHQILQQQQQQQQQQQQQQQQQQQQQQQQQQQQQQQHQQHQQFQPNPSPSPPLTPSSNSIIQPSQQQQPQQIVNTLINSSSDNTLVLPTIPNITNTPPSPTQTLPLPSSSSSSLVIPNSNINSSPTSPSLSYNNNSNSNSNAGVGSIPLSFNEIVNSNNSPNINNNGIINTSSNNNINNTNASINGSANQLFNNPMTFSGNEIVLPPIVQSSGGSLFTDSPLSSPKRIHFHNGIGNGDLLNNRAVLHSTVSNNNNINSNNNNNNNNNNNNNNNNNNNNNNNNNNNNNNNSNNNNGNDSLAILQKLIANGGSLKNAIYSLNNRSNSSNNLMSNNNINNSNIPNRLLNNRSNSSNSLMSSNNKNNYNNYNSNNNHIYSNEELTEIHQQQQLQQQQQQQQQLQQQQQQQQQQQQQQQQQQQQQQQQQQQQQQENNTTTTTTTTSNRPFRSNNPTISQELDTKVLMNFNNWAIDGEEIVFLNKLGEGTSAKVYRATWRNQEVAVKVLRSEPESQKLLDFLKELEIMSSLRSPHVVYFYGMVLDPKICMIMEYCSNQTLYHLMHLQMNFTWDWVFKFAIEMVRGVNCLHSWKPVIVHRDLKSLNLLVSDNWTIKVADFGLSRFATAKSASNRTTRGTFAYCAPEVFYGIHTTKGDIFSIGIILWELAVRCIKSKYEKPFSEFKHIQYDFQILVQTSKFNLRPTIPQNCPEAFSNLISNCWESSPDNRPSCPEILDSLLDMEKKYTENKRKWDKIREKPKK, translated from the exons ATggaaccaaataataatattagcaatagtaataatggtggAAGTGgtattgatggtgatggtaaaGAAGATAGTATTTATAGTTATGGGTATAGCAGCACCACCAATAGTTATAATGGCGTTGGAAATAATAGCAATTTAGATAAAGATGATTTAGATGTATTTTCATTACTAGATTCGATCACCAATACATCATACCTACTAAAACCACCAccaaaaatacaaaaaccaccatcaccattttCATATCCAATCGAGTTAGATCAAGAAGAGGCATCATTAAAAgaacaagaattaaaattattagaattaagattagaattacaaaatacaattatagcaaattctttaataaataataataataatagtaataataataataatgataataataataataataataataataataataataataataataataataatatacaactaaataattcaagtttaacaccaccaataataaatattagttTACCAACAACTCCATCAACTGTAAATTTAACACCAAAAAAACCAAACCTTTATATAAATActaaattaccaaatgaaaatgatgatataaTTATTACACCAATTGTACCTTTATCTGGTACAATTACCCCACCGATTCCAGTAGATTCACCAATTAGTTTTGCTGAAACTGAACAAATTATAGTGGTAccacaattacaattattagatgaaataataaatactaCTGAtaatattggtggtggtgctgctgaaaaattacaaaatataGATCcagaaattataataaaacttgaaacagaaattaaaatatcatcagatgaaaaagaaaataaagaaggAGGACAAGtagaaaataaagaagaaaaagagaaactTGATCAAAAActagaaaatgaaaatgaaaatgaaaaagttaaagaaaaagaaaaagaagatgaaAAAGAGGAGCAACAAGTAAaagtaaaagaaaaagaaaaagaaaaggaaaatgaaaatgaaaaaaatcataatgataaaaatgatgatgatgatgacgatgaggataatgaaaaagataaaatttcaaaaacaacaGTTTCTGTTTCAATTAAagtttcaaatgaaaatacaCCAATAATAAATGCAACagatagtagtagtaatagtattaatagtagtagtaataatagtatagcTACAACACCAGGTAGACTGTCATCAAGCGGATTAATTAATCATAAAAAGTATGATGAATTTATTGAACCAACTTTCTTTTTAAGTACAGCAAGTATTGGTTTAAATCGTTTGAAAAGTAGTAATGGTGCAAGTGGTTCGAATAGCGGTAATGTTAGTCCTTCTGGACCAACACCAATTTTATCAACACTATTCCagaaaaataattcaaaacaggatttattaaaaaattcttcagaaaatagtttttgtaataataataataataataataataataataataataataataataataataataataataataataataataataatagtaataatagtaatataaataataataataataataatagtagtaataataataataataataataataataataataataataataataataataataataataataataataataataataataataataataataataataataataataataataataataatataaatggaTTTTCcacaattaaatcatcatcatcatcatcaccaacaaattcaccatcatcatcacttaatataatgaatttctttaataCAGGTAGTATAAGTTCTATAGTTGGTAGTGGATCAAGTAGTTTGGGAAAGGGTAGTAGTAAGAAAATAAAGGATagttatagtaataataataataattcgtCAACAGCAGATTTATCAGAACAAGTTTTATTAGCAAATATGGATAATCCGTTCAGTAGTATTCCAGGtagaataaaaaagaatttagatAGACGTGGTGCCACAATTGCAAATCCTCAACAATTAACAAGTTTAATAAAATCTGGTAATACTGCAAAACTTCAAAAGTTTTTTGgtttagaaaaagaagatcTATTAGCTGTTAatataattcaacaacaacaattacaattacaacatcaacatcaacaacaccaacaagctcatcaacatcaacaccaacaacaacaacaacatcaacaacaattaaaaagtaGAAGTAATACTACAAATACACCACTAATGATGTTTAGTGTATCAGAGAATAATTCACCAAATAATTCACCACCAGTATCACCACCATCTTCACCAATgttatcaccattatcatccTCTCCACCATCATGGATTAGTGGTACTTCACCAGCTCGTAAATTAAGAGGTAGGGCTGCAACTGGAAGTTTACTTTCAggaagtagtagtaataataatacaaccaCAACTACTACCACAACCactagtaatagtaatagtttaagtaataataatagaagtAATAGTTTTGTAGATAGTAGACCATTTCTACCACCAGTTAAAACTATGCCAAATATTGGTGGTGGTCAATATAATACTACACCTccattattaccatcacAAACTGGTGATCATGTAGTTAAAACACCAAAAGATTATCATAGAAAACCAAAGTTATTAATTGCTAaacttttgaaaaataattcattgtATATggaaaaagagaaagagaaagagaaagaaaaagaaaaaaatgaatcTTCAAAACtcgatattaaaaattttgcaGCATCAGGTGGTcaattatctttatcttctaatcaaataatttcaaataatagcaatagtagtagtaataataataataataataataataataataataataataataataataataatggattaagtaataatattgtaattaataatagtaataataatagtaataataattcagcatcatcatcaccaacatcaaGTAATAGTGGATATTTAAATGAGagtaattttatattatcgTCAAGTTCAAAAGAATCATTATCAGCTTTGATGAAGGATAGAATTGgttatgatttatttaaaattttttgtaaGGAATTAGTGAATAAACAAGGTACGAATCTGGTTAATATACTTTTATTCATTGAAGAGGTTGAAAGTTTTCAAAGTGGTATATTTAATACGGATCAATTGGTTTTGGAGGAAACTGATAGAATTTTctataaattcattttagaATCTACAGCTGCCGAATTTGATATCAATATACCGAAACGTTATTTCTATCAAATTAATCATCACATCAAAGAAAAGATTCCAAATAAATATGTATTTGAAAAGGTTTTAAAAGCACTTAAAGATGAAACCTCTGCCGATGCTTTCAAAAGATTTTGTATACTACATTCAACAACTAATGGTACTTCTGCtccaacaaattcaacaactatACATTCGCCTTCTTTGGCCGTTCCATTATCTAGCTCATCTTGGAATGGTTTATCAAAGGAAACGTCAAATAGtttagttaataataatacaacgcCCAATACATCAACAGCTTCACCATCAATTACagcttcatcatcatcaacatctataaataataatacaacaacagcaacagcaacaacagtaACAACACCAGTTATAGTTCATCAACGTCATCATAGTTCAACAGTGTCAGGTCATTATGGTGGTCATCGTAATCATTTACAACATGTTAAATTATCTCACTCAAATTCAccttcaccatcatcatcgcCACCAGATTCATATACTTCTAATCAACCATTAATTTTCAATGGTTCTCCATTGGGTGTTAGTGGTAGTgattattcatttaataaatttggtaataatagtttagttccaccaaatttaaatatatcacAGGCTAGTGGTGGTGGAagtggtaatagtaataataataataataatgaattaattataaatattaaaggaTTAAGTCCACCAACATCACATATTTCATCACCACCTCTATCACCACGTCTTTCAATGATTAGACCGCACTTTACAAATGGGTCAAtgaaatcatcattatttcaacaacaattacagcCAACTGGATCTATCAATTCATCACCAATCAACAATCACCAGGTtagtggtggttgtggtggtgacCAAACAACTGAATTACAAACTGAAACTTTAGATGATTTCATTCCACATGGTGTTGCATTTGGATTTAAACGTGGTGCTTGCAAACCACCTTGTGATTGTTTAACCTATCAATCTGAGGGTGATAAAGGTGGTGCCTGTTTAAATTGTGGTCATTATCCTGCACTTCACAAAAATTTAGGTAAaattagtaatagtaataatagtattgaCATTGATTCAttacagcaacagcaacaacatcaacaaattcatcatcaatcaaatttattaccaaatacacttttaaatttatcaaatgtaACTATGGCGTCCGGTGCTTTATCACCTTCAActttaaatcaacaacaacatcaaattttacaacaacaacaacaacaacaacaacaacaacaacaacaacaacaacaacaacaacaacaacaacaacaacaacaacaacaacaacaacaacaacaccaacaacaccaacaattCCAACCAAATCcttcaccatcaccaccattaacaccatcatcaaatagCATTATACAaccatcacaacaacaacaaccacaacaaattgtaaatacattaataaattcatcatcagaCAACACATTGGTATTACCAACCATTccaaatattacaaatacgccaccatcaccaactcAAACTTTACCACTaccttcatcttcatcatcttcattggTAATaccaaatagtaatataaattcatcaccaacatcaccatcattatcatataataataatagtaatagtaatagtaacgCAGGCGTGGGCAGCATCCCACtttcatttaatgaaattgtaaatagtaataactcaccaaatataaataacaatggtattattaatacaagtagtaacaataatatcaaCAATACCAACGCATCAATCAACGGTTCAgcaaatcaattatttaataatccaATGACTTTTAGCGGTAATGAAATTGTATTACCACCAATTGTTCAATCATCAGGTGGTAGTTTATTCACAGATAGtccattatcatcaccaaaacGTATCCATTTCCACAATGGAATTGGTAATGGtgatcttttaaataatagagCTGTTCTTCATTCAACTGtatctaataataacaatataaatagtaataataataataataataataataataataataataataataataataataataataataataataataataataataataataataataatagtaataataacaatggaAATGATTCACTAGCAATTCTTCAGAAATTAATAGCAAATGGAGgttctttaaaaaatgcaATCTATAGTTTAAACAAtcgtagtaatagtagtaataatttaatgtcaaataataatattaataatagtaatataccaaatagattattaaataatcgtagtaatagtagtaatagtttaatgtcaagtaataataaaaataattataataattataatagtaataataatcatataTATAGTAATGAGGAATTGACAGaaattcatcaacaacaacaattacaacaacaacaacaacaacaacaacaattacaacaacaacaacaacaacaacaacaacaacaacaacaacaacaacaacaacaacaacaacaacaacaacaacaacaacaacaacaacaggaaaataatacaacaacaacaacaacaacaacaagtaaTAGACCATTTAGATCAAATAATCCAACAATTAGTCAAGAATTGGATACTAAAGTATTAATGAATTTCAATAATTGGGCAATTGATGGAGAAGagattgtatttttaaataaattaggaGAGGGTACATCAGCAAAAGTATATAGAGCAACATGGCGTAATCAAGAGGTAGCAGTAAAAGTTTTAAGATCCGAACCAGAGTCACAAAAACTATTGGATTTCTTAAAGGAATTGGAGATTATGTCATCATTGAGATCTCCACATGTAGTTTACTTTTATGGTATGGTATTGGATCCAAAGATTTGTATGATTATGGAATATTGCTCAAATCAAACTCTATATCATCTAATGCATCTTCAAATGAACTTCACATGGGATTGGGTATTCAAATTTGCAATTGAAATGGTTAGAGGTGTAAATTGTCTTCATAGTTGGAAACCAGTGATTGTACATCGAGATCTAAAGAGTTTAAATCTTTTGGTTTCCGATAATTGGACTATAAAAGTTGCTGATTTCGGCCTAAGTCGTTTTGCAACAGCTAAATCCGCTTCAAATAGAACTACTCGTGGTACCTTTGCCTATTGTGCACCTGAAGTATTTTATGGAATTCATACCACCAAAGGTGACATTTTCTCAATTGGTATCATTCTATGGGAATTGGCAGTTCGTtgtataaaatcaaaatatgaAAAACCTTTCTCTGAATTTAAACATATTCAATATGATTTTCAAATACTTGTTCAAACATCAAAGTTTAACCTCAGACCTACAATCCCCCAAAATTGTCCAGAagctttttcaaatttaatttcaaattgttgGGAGAGTTCTCCtgat aATCGTCCAAGTTGTCCTGAAATTTTAGATTCACTATTGGATATGGAAAAGAAATATACcgaaaataaaagaaaatgggATAAGATTAGAGAAAAACCAAAGAAATAG